From Anaerolineae bacterium, the proteins below share one genomic window:
- a CDS encoding HNH endonuclease family protein yields MHEPVLVLNANFEPINVCTTRRAIMLVLSGKASLVMNGRGEIHTVSRTYPRPSIIRLEQMVRRPRPTVRLTKKEILRRDDYTCQYCGQRTPYLTVDHVIPRRFGGQYVWENLVAACPACNHRKGSHTPEQVNMRLLRPPKAPPANAAYLFARHLAGNEEWLPFMEGW; encoded by the coding sequence ATGCACGAGCCAGTTCTTGTTCTCAACGCCAACTTTGAGCCGATCAATGTCTGTACGACCCGGCGAGCGATCATGCTGGTGCTGAGCGGCAAAGCCAGTCTGGTGATGAACGGGAGAGGTGAAATCCACACCGTTTCCCGCACCTATCCTCGTCCCTCGATCATCCGGTTAGAGCAAATGGTCAGACGCCCTCGCCCGACGGTGCGTCTGACGAAGAAAGAAATTCTGCGCCGCGATGATTACACCTGCCAATACTGTGGACAACGCACGCCTTATCTGACGGTTGACCATGTCATCCCGCGCCGTTTTGGGGGTCAATATGTGTGGGAAAACCTGGTTGCTGCCTGCCCGGCCTGTAACCATCGCAAAGGAAGCCACACGCCCGAACAGGTCAATATGCGCTTGTTGCGACCTCCAAAAGCGCCGCCTGCCAACGCAGCTTATCTGTTTGCCCGTCATCTGGCAGGCAACGAAGAATGGCTGCCCTTTATGGAAGGGTGGTAA
- a CDS encoding 5-methyltetrahydrofolate--homocysteine methyltransferase — protein MASYLDQICQAVVEGDDVSIVEVVQEALKAGESPLRILNEGLMPGADIVGKRFEEGEYFLPDLMLAGRALKAAMEILKPLLASAAAADPSLKKAKIVIATVQTDIHDIGKNIVASMLAAAGYDVIDMGVDVPLNSIIDKAEETKADIIALSALLTTSMPYMKDLIDLLQARGLRQKYRVMVGGASVTPEWAESIGADGTGRDAVEAVRLARRLLGEN, from the coding sequence ATGGCAAGCTATCTCGATCAGATCTGCCAAGCCGTTGTCGAAGGGGATGATGTTTCAATCGTAGAAGTTGTCCAGGAAGCCTTGAAGGCGGGGGAAAGTCCGTTGCGCATTTTGAACGAGGGCTTAATGCCCGGCGCAGACATTGTTGGAAAACGCTTTGAAGAAGGAGAATATTTTCTGCCCGATTTAATGCTGGCCGGGCGCGCCTTAAAAGCCGCAATGGAAATCCTCAAGCCGTTACTCGCTTCAGCCGCGGCGGCAGATCCAAGCCTCAAAAAAGCTAAAATTGTCATCGCTACCGTCCAAACCGACATTCACGACATCGGTAAAAACATCGTTGCTTCCATGCTGGCAGCCGCCGGCTACGATGTGATCGACATGGGAGTGGATGTGCCGCTCAATTCGATCATCGACAAAGCAGAGGAAACCAAAGCAGACATCATCGCTCTTTCTGCCTTGTTGACAACCTCTATGCCCTATATGAAGGATCTGATTGATCTATTGCAGGCGCGTGGTTTGCGCCAGAAGTACCGCGTGATGGTTGGAGGCGCTTCGGTGACTCCCGAGTGGGCAGAGAGCATCGGCGCAGATGGCACAGGGCGAGATGCTGTAGAAGCTGTCCGCCTGGCGCGGCGCTTACTTGGCGAAAACTAG
- a CDS encoding Monomethylamine:corrinoid methyltransferase translates to MRDYLELLDRAYTGEYISEENWDLEKVAATTRRLVKKYRLEWDRNQVIPTDHALIDSIFQAGLELAVELGVYCRSTERIIHLKPEEIEEGLRTMPKTLVMGEGKDARSLYARRIGDERAPLFFGGSPGSPIPEEYFLENVLSYAREPLIDLLTCGTLTEIGGRSVRTGQPLEIVATRRELQLLHTALARTGRPGMGMLAAQSSVSELGDLAVAHPNLLRRCDSHLVPLLNELKLDFRNMARAVNSWEYGMINASLPCVIVGGLGGGPPGSAVINVASFIVSNLVCLADYHILHPIHIRHVATSTREVLWVISAVGQAFARNTPAIIVADIYPKSGTGTVELLFETAANAIVNSLSACHLEGCGSADGKLPHCSGLEARWMAEVALAVHQQKMTLEEANTWVLRLLEKYEHVFSQEGGNPGKPFDQVYDLKTLRPTAEWQALYDQVKTELKGEGLII, encoded by the coding sequence ATGCGCGACTATCTTGAACTTCTCGATCGAGCTTATACAGGAGAGTATATCTCGGAAGAGAACTGGGATCTCGAAAAAGTTGCCGCAACCACGCGGCGTCTGGTCAAGAAATATCGCCTGGAATGGGATCGCAATCAGGTGATTCCCACCGACCATGCCTTAATCGATTCGATATTCCAGGCCGGATTGGAGCTGGCAGTCGAGTTGGGTGTCTACTGCCGTTCCACAGAGCGGATTATCCACTTAAAACCGGAGGAAATCGAAGAAGGCCTCCGCACCATGCCAAAAACCCTGGTCATGGGAGAAGGCAAAGACGCCCGCTCGCTTTACGCACGTCGGATCGGAGACGAACGAGCCCCTCTCTTTTTTGGGGGGAGCCCAGGTTCGCCTATTCCCGAAGAATATTTCCTGGAAAACGTCCTTTCTTATGCCCGGGAGCCGTTGATCGATTTGCTTACCTGTGGCACCTTAACCGAGATCGGTGGGCGATCGGTGCGCACCGGTCAACCTCTGGAGATTGTCGCCACCCGCAGAGAATTGCAACTTCTCCACACTGCGCTTGCCCGAACTGGTCGTCCTGGGATGGGGATGTTAGCCGCCCAATCCAGCGTCTCCGAATTAGGAGACCTGGCCGTTGCGCATCCAAACCTCTTACGCCGCTGCGACTCGCATCTGGTGCCCTTATTGAACGAGTTGAAATTAGATTTTCGGAATATGGCGCGGGCAGTCAATTCGTGGGAATACGGCATGATCAATGCGTCGCTACCCTGTGTCATTGTGGGCGGCCTGGGAGGCGGACCGCCCGGTTCGGCGGTTATCAATGTGGCTTCATTTATCGTATCCAACCTGGTCTGCCTGGCAGATTACCACATTCTCCATCCGATCCACATCCGCCATGTAGCAACTTCCACGCGCGAAGTGCTGTGGGTCATCAGTGCCGTCGGTCAAGCCTTTGCCCGCAACACTCCGGCGATCATCGTTGCCGATATCTATCCAAAGTCAGGGACAGGGACGGTTGAGTTGCTTTTCGAGACAGCAGCCAATGCAATCGTGAACTCCCTCTCGGCTTGTCATCTGGAAGGCTGCGGTTCAGCGGATGGCAAACTCCCTCACTGTTCTGGATTGGAAGCGCGCTGGATGGCAGAAGTTGCCCTTGCAGTTCATCAGCAGAAAATGACCCTTGAAGAGGCAAATACATGGGTCTTACGTCTTTTAGAAAAATACGAACATGTGTTTTCACAGGAAGGAGGCAATCCAGGCAAACCATTCGATCAGGTATATGACTTAAAAACCTTGCGACCCACTGCCGAGTGGCAGGCACTCTATGATCAAGTCAAAACGGAACTGAAAGGGGAGGGTTTAATTATTTAG
- a CDS encoding Substrate-specific component YkoE of thiamin-regulated ECF transporter for HydroxyMethylPyrimidine — MTLPVMLLINVLIVVILGVLARFVKPGKQESAEGWNIGFTNRDLILMAVIAAISGVINTGTGILWNAANAAGGPLAGAALQGAFMWSYILAFFLVRKPGAMLIVAVLDTAVEALLGNPSGIATIGWGLTQGLAAEVVLAICNYGFFNWFSLGLAGAAASQFGTVWTAYLFGWDTTPEVVSQYWIAAPINLVSGFILSGLLGLALGKMIARTGLVRATRSS, encoded by the coding sequence ATGACACTACCCGTAATGTTGCTCATCAATGTCCTTATCGTTGTCATTCTGGGGGTCCTTGCCCGCTTTGTTAAGCCCGGCAAGCAAGAGAGTGCCGAGGGTTGGAACATCGGTTTCACCAACCGAGACCTGATCCTGATGGCAGTGATCGCAGCCATCTCCGGGGTCATCAACACCGGCACAGGAATCCTGTGGAATGCTGCCAATGCTGCCGGTGGTCCTCTGGCGGGGGCTGCCTTGCAAGGGGCGTTCATGTGGTCTTATATTCTGGCTTTCTTCCTCGTCCGCAAGCCCGGAGCGATGTTGATCGTTGCCGTTCTGGATACGGCTGTGGAGGCTTTATTGGGAAATCCCTCTGGAATAGCCACCATCGGGTGGGGTTTGACCCAGGGGCTGGCTGCCGAAGTTGTCCTGGCAATTTGTAATTATGGTTTCTTCAACTGGTTTAGCCTGGGCTTAGCCGGAGCGGCTGCCTCTCAATTTGGCACCGTCTGGACGGCTTATCTCTTCGGTTGGGATACAACACCCGAAGTCGTCAGCCAATACTGGATCGCCGCGCCCATTAACCTGGTGTCTGGTTTTATCCTCTCAGGTTTGCTGGGGTTGGCTTTAGGCAAAATGATTGCCCGCACCGGGCTGGTGCGAGCCACACGCTCCTCCTGA
- a CDS encoding Tyrosyl-tRNA synthetase has protein sequence MTLSMTIDQQVEYLMRGTEYGDEELKKAFTEELRQRLIEAQQEGRPLRVYCGYDPRTADLHLGHTITMRKLRQFQELGHEVTFLIGTYTSLIGDPSDKDVLRPQLSPEEVERNARTYAEQAYKVLDPQKTIIRYNAEWLSKLTFADLIHLASNFTIQQFLTRENFRLRWERNDPIYLHETFYSLMQGYDAYALKADCQVGGTDQLFNIATAARKIMTFLGEKPNIPIIMAILPGTDGVVRMSKSLGNHIPLNTTADDMYGKVMSIPDFAMGSYFRLVTRWQSEYIQELEEGMTSGKYHPRDVKMKLAREITAIFYGDQAAEEAEQNFVRVFQQREAPEEMPVYQLRPGQTVLEVLLAAGLVGSKSEGRRLIDQQGVRLDGDLLGDPNQPFPHGGVLQVGKRRFVRVMEQ, from the coding sequence ATGACCTTATCTATGACCATTGACCAACAAGTCGAATACCTGATGCGCGGCACCGAGTATGGCGATGAGGAACTCAAGAAAGCCTTCACCGAGGAATTACGCCAGCGCCTGATTGAAGCCCAACAAGAAGGCCGCCCTCTGCGGGTTTATTGCGGCTACGACCCTCGCACAGCAGATTTACATCTTGGCCACACCATCACCATGCGCAAGTTACGCCAGTTCCAGGAACTGGGTCATGAAGTGACTTTTTTAATCGGCACTTACACCTCGTTGATCGGCGATCCGTCGGACAAAGATGTCCTGCGTCCCCAGCTTTCACCCGAAGAAGTGGAACGCAACGCCCGCACCTACGCCGAGCAGGCATATAAAGTCCTGGATCCTCAAAAGACAATCATTCGCTACAATGCAGAATGGCTCTCGAAGTTGACCTTTGCCGATTTAATCCACCTGGCTTCCAATTTCACCATTCAACAGTTTCTGACCCGCGAGAATTTTCGCCTGCGGTGGGAGCGCAATGATCCGATTTATCTACACGAAACCTTCTACTCCCTCATGCAAGGCTACGATGCTTATGCCTTAAAAGCCGATTGCCAGGTAGGCGGCACCGATCAACTCTTTAATATAGCCACCGCTGCCCGCAAGATTATGACCTTCCTAGGGGAAAAGCCCAATATCCCCATTATCATGGCGATCCTGCCCGGCACGGATGGGGTAGTGCGGATGAGTAAATCACTGGGCAACCACATCCCGTTGAACACCACCGCTGACGATATGTACGGCAAGGTGATGAGCATCCCCGATTTCGCCATGGGCAGTTACTTCCGATTGGTAACGCGCTGGCAAAGTGAATATATCCAGGAGTTAGAAGAAGGGATGACGAGCGGCAAATATCATCCGCGGGACGTCAAGATGAAACTCGCTCGCGAGATCACCGCAATCTTTTATGGAGACCAGGCAGCCGAAGAAGCCGAACAAAACTTTGTGCGCGTCTTTCAACAGCGGGAAGCGCCCGAGGAAATGCCCGTCTATCAGCTTCGACCTGGACAGACCGTGCTGGAAGTCCTGCTGGCAGCCGGGTTGGTCGGCAGTAAAAGCGAAGGACGGCGACTGATTGACCAACAGGGTGTGCGTTTGGACGGTGACCTCCTGGGTGATCCCAACCAGCCCTTCCCCCACGGCGGAGTGTTGCAGGTAGGCAAACGGCGCTTCGTGCGGGTGATGGAACAATAA
- a CDS encoding D-proline reductase: MVDSFKFLPRLIAAFYRNQQPLVEGEIPWTPLTKPLSQCKLSLITTAGLYCKEVQPPFDTEREQAEPTWGDATYRPIPTDCSPDQIGISHLHINPLPILQDLNVVFPVQRMRELVAEGRIGSLAAQAYSFMGYQGFPPNPRAWLETSAPQVALALQGEGVDGLLLTPVUPDCAINAPVLARFFEAQGFATLLITNMPYWAEKIGVPRTLAVEHPFGQPLGKPGDRHRQRQVLLQAIAILEQAQEPGQIWHDETPWEENLEEAIRGWQPSQPSPIIRYLQPRIRELIRHKGQFRV; the protein is encoded by the coding sequence ATGGTTGACAGTTTCAAATTCCTGCCGCGCCTGATCGCAGCTTTCTACCGTAACCAACAACCGCTGGTAGAGGGCGAGATTCCCTGGACACCGCTCACCAAACCGCTCTCGCAGTGCAAACTGAGTCTGATCACCACCGCCGGCTTGTACTGTAAGGAGGTTCAGCCTCCATTTGACACCGAACGCGAACAGGCAGAGCCAACCTGGGGGGATGCCACCTACCGCCCGATACCGACCGATTGCTCACCTGACCAGATCGGAATCAGCCATCTGCACATCAACCCTTTGCCCATCCTGCAAGACCTGAACGTGGTCTTTCCTGTCCAGCGCATGCGCGAACTGGTGGCAGAAGGAAGGATTGGTAGCCTGGCTGCTCAGGCATATTCCTTTATGGGCTATCAGGGTTTTCCGCCCAATCCGCGCGCCTGGTTAGAGACTTCTGCCCCTCAGGTGGCGTTGGCTTTGCAGGGCGAAGGAGTTGATGGGCTGCTTCTAACCCCCGTTTGACCAGACTGTGCCATCAACGCGCCCGTGCTGGCGCGGTTTTTTGAAGCGCAAGGTTTTGCCACCCTGTTGATTACCAATATGCCCTATTGGGCAGAAAAAATCGGCGTGCCGCGCACCCTGGCGGTTGAGCACCCCTTTGGACAGCCGCTGGGAAAACCCGGTGATCGTCACAGGCAACGCCAGGTCTTGCTCCAGGCTATCGCCATCCTGGAGCAGGCGCAAGAGCCAGGACAGATCTGGCACGATGAAACTCCGTGGGAAGAAAATTTAGAAGAAGCCATCCGAGGTTGGCAGCCCTCGCAGCCGTCCCCCATCATTCGCTACCTGCAGCCGCGCATACGTGAACTGATCCGTCACAAGGGACAGTTCAGGGTGTAG